Proteins encoded together in one Armatimonadota bacterium window:
- a CDS encoding alpha/beta fold hydrolase, with protein MRRTVDGVTLGYDLEGSGEPLLFLHGFPLHRGMWRPQVAGLRDRFQVLTVDLRGFGESSVSDQVTLAQLAADVRALAASLGIARATVIGLSMGGYVAFRLLEQAPTFATRLVLADTRAEPDTEEGRARRLALAARVAQEGCEALRDFVGGLVGPTTRARRPHVVATVEALAATADPRALAATLRALAARPDSRPLLSQITVPTLVLVGEEDSVTPPEVARAMAAAIPNSRLIVLPEAGHLSNLETPEAFTTALHAFLEATQAEQ; from the coding sequence ATGCGACGCACCGTGGACGGGGTGACGCTGGGCTACGACCTGGAGGGGAGCGGCGAGCCCCTCCTTTTCCTGCACGGCTTCCCCCTCCACCGGGGCATGTGGCGGCCCCAGGTCGCCGGACTGCGCGACCGGTTTCAGGTGCTCACCGTGGACTTGCGCGGCTTCGGGGAGTCCTCCGTCAGCGACCAGGTGACGCTGGCGCAGCTCGCCGCCGACGTGAGGGCGCTGGCAGCGTCACTGGGCATCGCCCGGGCCACCGTGATCGGTCTCTCCATGGGCGGCTACGTGGCCTTCCGGCTGCTGGAGCAGGCGCCGACCTTCGCCACCCGGCTCGTCCTTGCCGACACGCGAGCCGAGCCGGACACGGAGGAGGGCCGGGCGCGCCGCCTGGCGCTGGCCGCGCGCGTCGCGCAGGAGGGGTGCGAGGCCCTGCGCGACTTCGTCGGCGGGCTGGTGGGTCCTACGACCCGCGCCCGCCGTCCTCACGTCGTCGCCACCGTGGAGGCACTGGCGGCGACGGCGGATCCGCGGGCGCTGGCGGCCACCCTGCGGGCGCTGGCGGCCCGTCCCGACAGCCGTCCCCTCCTGTCCCAGATCACCGTGCCCACCCTGGTCCTCGTCGGGGAGGAGGACTCGGTCACCCCGCCGGAGGTCGCGCGGGCCATGGCCGCAGCCATCCCGAACAGCCGGCTGATCGTGCTGCCGGAGGCGGGCCACCTGAGCAACCTGGAGACGCCGGAAGCGTTCACGACAGCCCTGCACGCCTTCCTGGAGGCCACCCAAGCCGAGCAGTGA
- a CDS encoding metallophosphoesterase: MRILACADLHGRPARVARVRALVAEHRPDVLCLAGDLTHAGSGSGALQLLETLDVPIVAVSGNMDDAHTVEAMRRRGVLLGDSPRVIGGVTFAGPEVAGPCDVLVTHEPPAGVLDRVGTGRHIGSPAVRALIERWQPRLHVCGHVHESPGVVRLGATTVVNCTLGRDEIAGALAVLEGEALDVRLLPP, translated from the coding sequence GTGCGGATCCTGGCCTGTGCCGACCTCCACGGACGGCCGGCTCGCGTGGCGCGGGTCCGGGCGCTGGTCGCCGAGCACCGCCCCGATGTCCTCTGTCTGGCGGGAGACCTGACGCACGCTGGCAGCGGCTCCGGGGCCCTCCAGCTGCTGGAGACCCTGGACGTGCCCATCGTGGCCGTGTCGGGGAACATGGACGACGCCCACACCGTGGAGGCGATGCGGCGGCGCGGGGTCCTCCTCGGCGACTCCCCCCGGGTCATCGGTGGGGTGACCTTCGCCGGCCCCGAGGTGGCCGGGCCCTGCGACGTGCTGGTGACGCACGAGCCTCCCGCCGGCGTGCTGGACCGCGTGGGCACCGGCCGGCACATCGGCTCCCCGGCGGTGCGCGCGCTGATCGAGCGCTGGCAACCGCGGCTGCACGTCTGCGGCCACGTCCACGAGTCGCCGGGCGTGGTCCGCCTGGGCGCCACGACGGTCGTGAACTGCACGCTGGGCCGCGACGAGATCGCCGGCGCCTTGGCCGTCCTCGAGGGCGAAGCGCTGGACGTGCGCCTCCTCCCCCCGTAA
- a CDS encoding sigma-70 family RNA polymerase sigma factor, with the protein MGEPGRDARSGAGQQTLPAAETLLPLVRGIARGVAQALPPSVEVDDLVHDGVVGLLEAIGRFDPSRGVDFSTYATYRIRGAILDGLRGRDPLPRSLRRQLGAAPRASAPLAVVPLKVVPLDAALVLAGDDGQPEEALLAEELRAEVERALRALPPRHRRLLALRFGRGLRLREVAACFGISMTRAAELQERAIRRLRTALAVEHPDGLSPNGKPRRRRPAANAAPSVPPGEPATVSR; encoded by the coding sequence GTGGGAGAGCCGGGGAGGGACGCGCGGAGCGGCGCGGGCCAACAGACGCTCCCGGCGGCGGAGACGCTGCTGCCGCTCGTCCGGGGGATTGCCCGGGGCGTGGCGCAGGCGTTGCCGCCGTCGGTGGAGGTGGACGACCTCGTACACGACGGGGTCGTGGGGTTGCTCGAGGCGATCGGGCGGTTCGACCCGTCGCGCGGCGTGGACTTCAGCACCTACGCCACCTACCGCATTCGGGGAGCCATCCTCGACGGCCTGCGCGGGCGCGACCCGCTCCCCCGCAGCCTGCGCCGCCAGCTGGGCGCGGCGCCCCGCGCATCGGCCCCGCTGGCCGTCGTGCCGCTGAAGGTCGTCCCACTGGATGCGGCCCTCGTCCTCGCCGGCGACGACGGGCAGCCCGAGGAGGCCCTGCTGGCCGAGGAGTTGCGGGCCGAGGTGGAGCGAGCCCTGCGCGCCCTCCCCCCGCGCCACCGGCGGCTCCTGGCCCTGCGCTTCGGCCGGGGGCTGCGCCTGCGGGAGGTGGCCGCCTGCTTCGGGATCTCCATGACGCGCGCAGCGGAGCTCCAGGAGCGGGCCATCCGCCGGCTGCGCACAGCCCTGGCGGTGGAACACCCCGACGGGCTCTCCCCGAACGGCAAGCCGCGGCGGCGCCGTCCTGCAGCCAACGCCGCTCCGAGCGTCCCGCCGGGCGAGCCAGCCACGGTTTCCAGGTGA
- a CDS encoding histidine kinase — protein MAGREGGVWSAPDAVAAVEQIHAHFLCNALTAVQLWVGTHPRLAEQLIGLLAGYVQARLTPATVVPLRHELEVVLTYLALERVRLGPRLRTRLAIAPETLTAAIPPLVLQPLVENAVIHGVSARPLGGTVEVHACRRRDRLLLLVADDGLPVAADGRVADGHRAQRAWLGGGRSRPGPGLALRNVRRRLHLAYGRQGAVRVVRRLGRGWLAVASLPFEEAGETEATAETVGPPAWPEERGQRAEQGHGGADAGPRGGR, from the coding sequence ATGGCCGGGCGCGAGGGAGGCGTGTGGTCTGCTCCGGATGCCGTGGCCGCGGTGGAGCAGATCCACGCCCACTTTCTCTGCAACGCCCTCACCGCGGTCCAGCTCTGGGTGGGGACACACCCCCGCCTCGCCGAGCAGCTCATCGGGTTGCTGGCCGGATACGTGCAGGCCCGGCTCACCCCGGCCACGGTCGTCCCGCTGCGGCACGAGCTCGAGGTCGTGCTCACCTACCTGGCCCTCGAGCGGGTGCGACTGGGACCACGTCTGCGCACCCGGCTGGCCATCGCCCCCGAGACGCTGACGGCCGCCATCCCGCCGCTCGTCCTCCAGCCGCTGGTCGAGAACGCGGTGATCCACGGGGTGAGCGCCCGGCCGCTGGGCGGCACGGTGGAGGTGCACGCCTGCCGGCGGCGAGATCGGCTGCTCCTCCTGGTGGCCGACGACGGGCTCCCGGTGGCCGCCGACGGGAGGGTCGCCGACGGGCATCGAGCGCAGCGGGCGTGGCTCGGCGGAGGGCGATCACGACCCGGCCCGGGGCTGGCGCTGCGCAACGTGCGCCGCCGGCTGCACCTGGCGTACGGTCGGCAGGGAGCGGTGCGCGTGGTGCGCCGCCTCGGACGCGGGTGGCTGGCGGTGGCGAGCCTGCCCTTTGAGGAGGCCGGAGAGACGGAGGCGACCGCAGAGACGGTGGGACCGCCGGCGTGGCCGGAGGAGCGCGGGCAGCGTGCGGAGCAGGGGCACGGAGGGGCGGATGCGGGCCCTCGTGGTGGACGATGA
- a CDS encoding LytTR family DNA-binding domain-containing protein codes for MRALVVDDEAAGRRLLGRLLRDLGHAVVAEASTGAEALAVLAHRTVDAAFLDIRLPDLDGLAVGDRCRRAGIPVVFVTGFPDYALPAYDVAAVDYLVKPPTLDRLGRALARLRAAGEQTASQGGAPDRLCLRVDGEHRLIAVRHVLAVRADGAVVTLWLEEGSLRARVPLGRLEQLLVPHGFFRCHRAYLVNLRRVRRIVAWSREAHSLLLDDAQETLIPLAKSRRRALRALLLWP; via the coding sequence ATGCGGGCCCTCGTGGTGGACGATGAGGCAGCGGGGCGCCGGCTGCTCGGCCGGCTGCTCCGCGATCTGGGGCACGCGGTCGTGGCCGAGGCCAGCACCGGCGCGGAGGCACTGGCCGTGCTGGCGCACCGGACGGTCGATGCCGCCTTCCTCGACATCCGGCTCCCGGACCTGGACGGGCTGGCGGTGGGGGATCGGTGCCGGCGGGCCGGGATCCCGGTCGTCTTCGTCACCGGGTTTCCGGACTACGCGCTCCCCGCCTACGACGTGGCGGCGGTCGACTACCTGGTGAAACCACCGACCCTCGACCGGCTGGGGCGGGCCCTGGCTCGCCTGCGCGCGGCCGGGGAACAGACAGCGTCCCAGGGCGGGGCCCCGGACCGGCTGTGCCTGCGCGTGGATGGCGAGCACCGCCTCATCGCGGTGCGCCACGTGCTGGCGGTGCGGGCCGACGGTGCCGTGGTCACCCTGTGGCTTGAGGAGGGGTCGCTGCGGGCCCGGGTCCCGCTCGGGCGCCTGGAGCAGCTGCTCGTGCCCCACGGCTTCTTCCGCTGCCACCGCGCCTACCTGGTGAACCTGCGCCGGGTGCGGCGGATCGTCGCCTGGTCGCGCGAGGCCCACAGCCTCCTGCTCGACGACGCACAGGAAACCCTCATCCCCCTGGCCAAATCCCGCAGGCGGGCGCTGCGCGCGTTGCTCCTCTGGCCTTAG
- a CDS encoding SDR family oxidoreductase translates to MDLGIRGRVALVTGASRGLGRAVAVALGREGARVALAARSAEALRAAVAEVRGVGGEAVDIVADVATAEGATRAAEEAARLGPVEILVANAGGPPAGAFLEVDDAAWEEAVRLTLLSVVRLCRAVIPGMRQRRWGRIIAVTSYVMKQPLRGLVLSNSVRLAVAGLTKTLADELGPHNILVNTVCPGPIATDRLVALTRTMAARQGISEEEATQRLWTDDLPLGRLGRPEEFAAVVAFLASEQASFVTGTVIQVDGGKIRGVL, encoded by the coding sequence ATGGACCTGGGGATCCGGGGACGGGTGGCGCTGGTCACCGGCGCGAGCCGCGGCCTGGGACGGGCCGTGGCGGTGGCGCTGGGGCGGGAGGGCGCGCGAGTGGCTCTGGCCGCACGCTCGGCCGAGGCGCTGCGGGCAGCGGTGGCCGAGGTGCGCGGCGTCGGCGGCGAGGCGGTGGACATCGTCGCGGACGTGGCCACCGCGGAAGGGGCCACCCGGGCCGCGGAGGAGGCGGCGCGGCTGGGCCCCGTGGAGATCCTGGTGGCCAATGCCGGCGGCCCGCCCGCGGGAGCCTTCCTCGAGGTGGACGACGCGGCGTGGGAGGAGGCCGTCCGCCTCACCCTGCTCAGCGTCGTGCGCCTCTGCCGCGCCGTCATCCCGGGGATGCGTCAGCGACGGTGGGGGCGGATCATCGCCGTGACTTCCTACGTGATGAAGCAGCCCCTGCGCGGCCTCGTCCTGAGCAACAGCGTGCGCCTGGCCGTGGCGGGCCTGACGAAGACGCTGGCCGACGAGCTGGGTCCCCACAACATCCTGGTGAACACCGTCTGTCCAGGCCCGATCGCCACCGACCGGCTGGTAGCCCTCACCCGCACGATGGCGGCGCGCCAGGGGATCTCCGAGGAAGAGGCAACGCAGCGCCTGTGGACCGACGACCTCCCACTAGGACGGCTGGGGCGGCCGGAGGAGTTCGCCGCGGTGGTGGCCTTCCTGGCCTCGGAGCAGGCCAGCTTCGTCACGGGGACGGTGATCCAGGTGGATGGCGGCAAGATCCGGGGGGTGCTGTGA
- a CDS encoding alpha/beta fold hydrolase, translating into MWRWAGGLLLLATVGVLAAPVLAREAIAFRADDGVLLRGHAFGTGWGVVIFSHMYGTDQRIWFDLAEAAARRGLTAVTYDYRGIGRSAGRFVIAQTWRDAVAAVDLVRRRGSDRPVVLVGASMGGTVSLRAAAERPVQGVVVVASGMRFRGLDVRPHLAALRAPKLFIAGSRDEPFATSVRTMYARTPPPKALRLYPTAAHGTDLFGTRHGPAVRREILAFVVRHAR; encoded by the coding sequence GTGTGGCGGTGGGCGGGTGGGCTGCTCCTCCTGGCCACCGTGGGGGTGCTGGCCGCCCCGGTCCTGGCCCGGGAGGCGATCGCCTTCCGCGCCGACGACGGGGTGCTCCTCCGCGGCCATGCCTTCGGCACGGGGTGGGGTGTCGTGATCTTCTCCCACATGTACGGCACCGACCAGCGCATCTGGTTCGACCTGGCCGAAGCGGCCGCACGGCGCGGGCTCACCGCCGTGACCTACGACTACCGGGGGATTGGCCGGTCGGCGGGCCGCTTCGTCATCGCCCAGACCTGGCGCGACGCGGTGGCGGCGGTCGACCTGGTCCGGCGGCGGGGCTCGGACCGCCCGGTGGTCCTGGTGGGCGCGAGCATGGGCGGGACGGTCTCGCTGCGCGCGGCCGCGGAGCGGCCGGTGCAGGGGGTCGTCGTGGTGGCGAGCGGCATGCGCTTCCGGGGCCTGGACGTGCGGCCGCACCTAGCGGCGCTGCGCGCGCCCAAGCTCTTCATCGCCGGCAGCCGGGACGAGCCCTTCGCCACCAGCGTGCGCACGATGTACGCGCGCACGCCGCCGCCCAAGGCGCTGCGCCTCTACCCGACCGCCGCCCACGGGACCGACCTCTTCGGGACACGCCACGGGCCGGCGGTGCGGCGGGAGATCCTGGCGTTCGTGGTCCGCCACGCGCGGTAG
- a CDS encoding ABC transporter substrate-binding protein, with the protein MSEPQEKWVKVADGRWRRLSRRDFLKLAVAGAAGAGLAATGTAVFGPTIVRAQPRTLRILTWSHFVPAFDAWFDPWAERWGREKGIQVTVDHISFADIVPRANAEVAAQQGHDLFFFLSPPSAFEPQVLDLTDINREAERRYGPMVPLVRKSVYNANTRKYFGFSDNWVPDPGDYLKSVWTAVGFPNGPATWDDLLVAGRRIKERFREIQIPIGIGFSQDIDSNMATHAIMWSFGASEQDAQENVTVNTEEMVRAVEYGVRLFREVMNPAVLSWNAASNNQALNARQTAYILNSISAYRTAQDNNLPVADDIHFVPALRGPRARWASEHVMGVWVIWRFARSPDHAKQFLLDLVDNYREAVLASKLYNFPSFMGSVAPRNVPVAQRPDEGRKWVRAAVLRDPFGSKPENKLAVLADAEEWSTNPGHPGPANPAIGEIFDTFVIPDMFAKAATGQLSPRDAVRETDRRVKAIFEKWRRAGLVGGGTRDR; encoded by the coding sequence GTGAGTGAGCCGCAGGAGAAGTGGGTCAAGGTCGCGGACGGGCGCTGGCGGCGCCTCTCCCGACGCGACTTCCTGAAACTGGCGGTGGCTGGTGCGGCCGGGGCAGGGCTCGCCGCCACCGGCACCGCGGTCTTCGGTCCCACCATCGTCCGCGCCCAGCCGCGCACGCTGCGCATCCTGACGTGGAGCCACTTCGTGCCGGCCTTCGATGCCTGGTTCGACCCCTGGGCGGAGCGATGGGGACGAGAGAAGGGGATCCAGGTGACGGTCGACCACATCTCCTTCGCCGACATCGTCCCCCGGGCGAACGCGGAGGTCGCGGCGCAGCAGGGCCACGACCTCTTTTTCTTCCTGTCGCCCCCGTCGGCGTTCGAGCCACAGGTACTCGACCTGACCGACATCAACCGCGAGGCCGAGCGGCGCTACGGCCCCATGGTGCCGCTCGTCCGCAAGTCCGTCTACAACGCCAACACCCGTAAGTACTTCGGCTTCTCCGACAACTGGGTGCCCGACCCGGGCGACTACCTCAAGAGCGTGTGGACGGCCGTGGGCTTCCCCAACGGCCCCGCCACCTGGGACGACCTGCTCGTCGCCGGGCGGCGCATCAAGGAGCGCTTCCGGGAGATCCAGATCCCCATCGGCATCGGCTTCTCCCAGGACATCGACTCCAACATGGCCACCCACGCCATCATGTGGTCCTTCGGGGCCTCCGAGCAGGACGCCCAGGAGAACGTGACCGTGAACACGGAGGAGATGGTGCGCGCCGTCGAGTACGGCGTCCGCCTCTTCCGCGAGGTGATGAACCCGGCGGTGCTCAGCTGGAACGCCGCCAGCAACAACCAGGCGCTGAACGCCCGGCAGACGGCCTACATCCTGAACTCGATCTCCGCCTACCGTACGGCCCAGGACAACAACCTGCCGGTGGCGGACGACATCCACTTCGTCCCGGCCCTGCGCGGGCCCCGCGCCCGGTGGGCCAGCGAGCACGTCATGGGGGTGTGGGTGATCTGGCGCTTCGCCCGCAGCCCCGACCACGCCAAGCAGTTCCTCCTGGACCTGGTGGACAACTACCGGGAGGCGGTGCTGGCCAGCAAGCTGTACAACTTCCCCTCCTTCATGGGCTCGGTGGCGCCGCGCAACGTCCCGGTGGCCCAGAGGCCCGACGAGGGGCGGAAGTGGGTGCGGGCGGCGGTGCTGCGGGACCCCTTCGGGTCGAAGCCGGAGAACAAGCTGGCGGTCCTGGCCGACGCCGAGGAGTGGTCCACCAACCCCGGTCACCCGGGCCCGGCCAACCCGGCCATCGGCGAGATCTTCGACACCTTCGTCATCCCCGACATGTTCGCCAAGGCCGCCACCGGGCAGCTGAGCCCGCGGGACGCAGTGCGCGAGACGGACCGGCGGGTGAAGGCGATCTTCGAGAAGTGGCGCCGCGCCGGGCTGGTGGGCGGCGGGACCCGGGACCGGTAG
- a CDS encoding ABC transporter ATP-binding protein codes for MGYVETHDLHKHFGEVRAVDGVNLDVAEGELLVLLGPSGCGKTTLMRMIAGLETPTSGRIVIGGEEVDEDVPPRARGVAMVFQSYALYPHKTAFGNIAFPLEALGLAQAQIAEKVDAGARMFGIGHLLRRLPRQLSGGERQRVALARAVVRDPRVFLFDEPLSNLDAQLRAIARYELKEFQRQIGTTTIYVTHDQVEAMGLGDRIAVMDRGKVRQIGTPQEVYDYPADTFVATFLGSPPMNLVEHDSETLLGFRPEHFLPREVFPSEEPVVTFHLRVRQIEHLGADRLLYGTLEEQARRDQTVIAALPVTIRTPIQEGEVYRFAVPQRALRTFDRATGRARDGAR; via the coding sequence ATGGGGTACGTGGAGACGCACGACCTGCACAAGCACTTCGGCGAGGTGCGCGCCGTCGACGGCGTGAACCTCGATGTCGCCGAGGGGGAACTCCTGGTCCTGCTGGGCCCGTCGGGGTGCGGCAAGACCACTCTCATGCGCATGATCGCCGGCCTGGAGACGCCGACCTCCGGCCGGATCGTCATCGGCGGGGAGGAGGTGGACGAGGACGTCCCGCCGCGCGCCCGCGGCGTGGCCATGGTCTTCCAGAGCTACGCCCTCTACCCGCACAAGACGGCCTTCGGCAACATCGCCTTCCCGCTGGAGGCGCTGGGGCTGGCCCAGGCGCAGATCGCCGAGAAGGTGGACGCCGGCGCCCGCATGTTCGGCATCGGCCACCTGTTGCGGCGCCTGCCTCGCCAGCTCTCCGGCGGGGAGCGGCAGCGCGTGGCGCTGGCCCGGGCGGTCGTGCGGGACCCGCGGGTCTTCCTCTTCGACGAGCCGCTGAGCAACCTGGACGCCCAGCTGCGGGCCATCGCCCGCTACGAGCTGAAGGAATTCCAGCGGCAGATCGGCACGACGACCATCTACGTCACCCACGACCAGGTGGAGGCGATGGGGCTGGGCGACCGCATCGCCGTGATGGATCGCGGGAAGGTGCGCCAGATCGGCACGCCCCAGGAGGTCTACGACTACCCGGCGGACACCTTCGTCGCCACCTTCCTGGGCTCGCCCCCCATGAACCTGGTGGAGCACGACAGCGAGACGCTGCTGGGCTTCCGCCCGGAGCACTTCCTCCCCCGGGAGGTCTTTCCTTCGGAGGAGCCGGTGGTGACCTTCCACCTGCGCGTGCGCCAGATCGAGCACCTGGGCGCCGACCGCCTCCTCTACGGGACGCTGGAGGAGCAGGCGCGCCGGGACCAGACGGTGATCGCCGCCCTGCCGGTGACGATCCGCACCCCCATCCAGGAGGGGGAGGTGTACCGCTTCGCCGTGCCGCAGCGGGCGCTGCGCACCTTCGACCGTGCTACCGGCCGCGCCCGCGACGGCGCCCGCTGA
- a CDS encoding sugar ABC transporter permease, with protein MALRRQAGEAALAPPRVVAPRRTLADREDLLARIMLTPALLYVLLLVGLPFVLAILLSFSAATAGSLDFTWVGLRNFARLLPDPQFRLALRNTFLFTAVSQAIVILLAVVAANVLDAAFIGRRAVRFLLLLPWAVPVSLAAMAWTWIFDSTFSVVNWTLKVLGLLQGWLYWFGDPTLAMIAIITVHVWRMFPFATVIVLAGMTALPQEIREAAVVDGAGFFRRLFQVQLPLLLPIVTVSVLFGVVFTATDLGVVWLLTRGGPYNSTHVLATLAFQRGILAADLGQGAAIALFLLPVLVVVAWVMLRTARRTEVGG; from the coding sequence ATGGCGTTGCGCCGCCAGGCCGGGGAAGCCGCGCTGGCCCCGCCGCGGGTCGTCGCGCCGCGGCGCACCCTGGCCGACCGGGAGGACCTGCTGGCGCGGATCATGCTCACGCCGGCCCTCCTCTACGTCCTCCTCCTGGTGGGGCTGCCCTTCGTGCTGGCCATCCTGCTGAGCTTCAGCGCCGCCACGGCCGGCAGCCTGGACTTCACCTGGGTGGGGCTGCGCAACTTCGCCCGCTTGCTGCCCGACCCGCAGTTCCGCCTGGCGCTGCGCAACACGTTCCTCTTCACCGCCGTCTCCCAGGCCATCGTCATCCTGCTGGCGGTGGTGGCGGCGAACGTCCTCGACGCCGCCTTCATCGGCCGCCGGGCGGTGCGCTTCCTCCTGCTGCTGCCGTGGGCGGTGCCGGTCTCGCTGGCGGCCATGGCCTGGACCTGGATCTTCGACTCCACCTTCAGCGTGGTGAACTGGACGCTCAAGGTCCTGGGGCTGCTGCAGGGGTGGCTCTACTGGTTCGGCGACCCCACCCTGGCGATGATCGCCATCATCACGGTGCACGTCTGGCGGATGTTCCCCTTCGCCACGGTGATCGTGCTCGCGGGGATGACCGCGCTGCCCCAGGAGATCCGGGAGGCGGCCGTGGTGGACGGGGCCGGCTTCTTCCGCCGGCTCTTCCAGGTGCAGCTGCCCCTGCTGCTGCCCATCGTCACCGTCTCGGTGCTCTTCGGAGTGGTCTTCACCGCCACCGACCTGGGCGTGGTCTGGCTGCTCACGCGCGGCGGCCCCTACAACAGCACCCACGTGCTGGCCACGCTGGCCTTCCAGCGGGGGATCCTAGCGGCCGACCTGGGCCAGGGGGCGGCCATCGCCCTCTTCCTGCTGCCGGTGCTGGTGGTGGTGGCCTGGGTGATGCTGCGGACGGCGCGGCGGACCGAGGTGGGCGGATGA
- a CDS encoding carbohydrate ABC transporter permease, giving the protein MRRWQSRDARAASVATLRGTGRPAGVAPRRRRRAVRALKRTALYLAALAFTLFAVFPFYWMFLTAFKTNRDLYVGATNLQHIPWIFNEPPTLQHVRLLFLETQYLVWVRNTVLVGALVVLITLLVAVPAGYALARLAGRWGERLGIAIFLTYLIPPTLLFIPFARVIAMLHLQNTLWALVLIYPTFTIPFCTWLLMGFFRAIPRDIEEQGMIDGYSRLAVIRRVMFPLAVSGILTAAMFAFTLVMQEFVYALTFISAVGRMTVSLGVPVALVRGDVFYWGSLMAAALITSIPIAIVYNLFIDRFIQGLTAGAVKG; this is encoded by the coding sequence ATGAGGCGCTGGCAGTCGCGTGACGCCCGCGCCGCGTCAGTGGCCACGCTGCGGGGGACGGGACGGCCAGCCGGGGTTGCCCCGCGCCGGCGGCGGCGGGCCGTCCGTGCCCTCAAGCGCACCGCCCTCTACCTGGCGGCGCTGGCCTTCACCCTCTTCGCGGTCTTCCCCTTCTACTGGATGTTCCTCACCGCCTTCAAGACCAACCGCGACCTCTACGTGGGGGCCACCAACCTGCAGCACATCCCCTGGATCTTCAACGAGCCGCCCACCCTGCAGCACGTGCGCCTCCTCTTCCTGGAGACCCAGTACCTGGTGTGGGTGCGCAACACGGTCCTGGTCGGGGCGCTGGTCGTGCTCATCACCCTGCTGGTGGCGGTGCCGGCGGGGTACGCCCTGGCGCGCCTGGCCGGGCGCTGGGGCGAGCGGCTGGGCATCGCCATCTTCCTCACCTACCTCATCCCGCCCACGCTGCTCTTCATCCCCTTCGCCCGGGTCATCGCCATGCTCCACCTGCAGAACACCCTGTGGGCGCTGGTGCTCATCTACCCCACCTTCACCATCCCCTTCTGCACCTGGCTGCTCATGGGGTTCTTCCGCGCCATCCCGCGGGACATCGAGGAGCAGGGGATGATCGACGGCTACAGCCGGCTGGCGGTGATCCGCCGGGTGATGTTCCCGCTGGCCGTCTCCGGGATCCTCACCGCGGCCATGTTCGCCTTCACCCTGGTGATGCAGGAGTTCGTCTACGCGCTGACCTTCATCAGCGCGGTGGGGCGGATGACCGTCAGCCTGGGGGTGCCGGTGGCGCTGGTGCGGGGGGACGTCTTCTACTGGGGCTCGCTGATGGCGGCGGCGCTCATCACCAGCATCCCCATCGCCATCGTCTACAACCTCTTCATCGACCGCTTCATCCAGGGCCTCACGGCCGGCGCGGTGAAGGGCTGA